A window of Cydia pomonella isolate Wapato2018A chromosome 25, ilCydPomo1, whole genome shotgun sequence genomic DNA:
TTAGTCTCATCTAATTCTGTGTCCAGAATTCAACCCGCATCCCGGGGGCATAGCGTAAAACTTGATAAGGTCAGACATTCTTTAATGTAGGAAATTACATCGGATTCTAGGTTACAAAGGCTTAAAATACTAGATTTCGCACCATTAAAAGAGGACccaatttaaaaagtaaaacgttTTTGTCAGTTCATAACCTTTTTCAGAAACACAacaattttcaccacactaacgcaaggaaaatactaactataaaatagcaaaaaatctaaccaaatcaaatccaacaGAACGTAATGAATAAACCATTCAAAATCAtgatttaaaagtcaattctaccagctaacataaggaaacaactcaaaatctGCATCTGATACCCCACATGTGTATAAATGCAACTGTCTCATTcttttttgaacaatcaatggggcctttaccagttgctGTGGTGAAAAGTATATTGTTAACTGCTTTCCTTGCTACACATACGGCCAGGGTATTAGCCATTAGAGACGTGCGACCCTCGCCTCGACTCAGATTACAAAAGCCATTAAAGTTAGCCGAATGCCTAGGTCACACATTGCGAGCTAGCTTCTAGGGCGTTAAGTAAAGAGCTTCTATGCACTTCGCTTATAAAGATgatgctataaataaataagtaaatagttttgaatgattcacggttagtttcactacatttaaatcgaccgggatataaaccgtgattaccttttatattgtttttatggagctcccgatatttcaacgcagttacatgcaGTCTACGTTCTCGAATAGGGAGCCAATTAAGTTTTCTACGGAAAGAGGAGATATGGTCATACTTACGAAGTCCGAACACGAACCGAATGCAGCTATTAAGGAGCCGGTCAAATTTATTCAAGGAATCTTGATTGAGATTAGTGTAACAAACATCAGCATAATCAAGGACAGGCAGAACAAGGGCTTGGACGAGGAGAGTTTTTGTGCTGACCGGGAGAAATTTTTTAAAACGATAGAGTGCTCTTAACGTGTTAATTATTCTACGACTGACGTCGGACACCTGAGGTTCCCACGTGAGCCCATTGTCGATTGTTAGTCCCAGGTTCTTCACTTGCGATGAAAGCGGAATAACTTCTGTTTCAAAGAGAACAGGTGCCAATTCAGCAGTATTTACCAAAGCAAGCATAATGATGcagcaagccacatcgctggtATTCTGCCAGTACCTTACACAAAAATGGGCAACGCTTTTTAAACACCTAAGTTGGtacaagaaataaagaaaaactactgtgcaatttgtgtgtgtgtgccgtgtactttataagtattatatgagtgagtgtatacatatatatgcgtGTGTGCGTGTTTTTTCCATCTTATGGACTTTTGGTAAATTGTAATTGTTAACGCGCACTCGAACTTATCATAACTAGTAGTATTATATAtgcatttcatttttagtaGCATTACAAAAATCATAGCAACAGGACGTGTTTTAATTCTCCACTCAATTATGAACCTTATTGCATTCAACATATGGTCCAAACGATCCGGATAAGGAAAAAGTGTTTCGAGCGCTCGCCGTTGGACACCTGGCCGCGAGAACAAAAGAATGTGATAAACAAGCCGATAGAAACAAGTTAAAAGATAAGATTTCAATGCAATTTCGTttcaacttaaatatttatttcaaatcatTGTGTTTACTTGTGTTTATACGTGAATAAGTGAAGATTCAACTTACGAAAAATGGCTACGGCGGAACAATTGATGACTGTTTTACAAGATACGGCAGGTTTACTTCAGAAAACACAAGTGAATTTAAAGAAATGCTCTAAGGCACGATTAACAAGAGGTTATGTTGAGGCGAGATTAAGCTGCATACAAGGATACTGGGCGACGTTCAAACAAACACATCAAGAACTTATTAAGGTTATGCCACGCGAACAACGAGCTGTTacgcaatattttattaacgaaGAATACTTTATTTACGAAGATTTATACTTGAACATTGAAGGCGATCTGAAAGACTTATTGAACAGCAACACAAAACAAATCAACCTCAATACAAATAACTCGGATAACCAAGTGGGAAAATTACCTCGAATTCAACTTCCAAGTTTTACCGGTGGTTATGAACAATGGCCCACTTTTAAAGATTTGTTTTTGTCAATTGTGCATAACAATGCGTCGCTTAGTAATGTACAAAAATTGCATTATTTGAAGACCAGTGTATCCGGCGAGGCAgaagcgattttaaagcacgtTCAAATTACCGAAAGTAATTATACACAAGCGTGGGACATTCTTCAAAAGCGTTATGGAAACAAAAGGTTAATAGTGAATTCTATATTGAAGCGGTTATTTATGCAAAAGAGATTAAATACTCAGTCGGCCACTAACCTGAAATCATTATTGGATACTACAACTGAATGCTTAAATAGTTTACATAATTTGAATATGGCCACCGATTCCTGGGATCCTTTAATCATTTTTCTGGTAGTGCAGAAATTGGACCCGGAGTCACACAAGGATTGGGAGGAGTACGCTCACAAGGATGATTCCGAGGAATTACCCAAGTGGACAGACTTCGTCAAATTTCTGGAAGCTAAATTCCGAACGCTAGAGCTCATCACCGCTTCTTTATCAACTCCGCGCGAAAGAAACATAGTCAAAGAGCGCACGTTCCACGCCACAGAATCGCATACAGAGAAGAGTTGTGTCATGTGTAAAGGTAATCACACACTCTCTCATTGCAAAGAATTTGCAAAGATGCTACCTAATGAGAGATGTGAATATGTAAAAAACAATAGGCTATGTTATAATTGTCTAGTACCAGGACATGCGGTTTTCAAGTGTCGATTGCCCATGTCATGCCGAATATGTCGCAAGCGCCATCATTCACTCGTCCATGTATCCAAGAGCCCGGAAACAGCAGATCAAGATAACAATACCCAACCGACGCTATCCAAGGACAACGAGACTGAACCAGGAATTCAAGCTACCGTGGCAATTGCATCACACCACACAGCTAGACATAGTGATGGCTTATTAGCAACTGCAATCGTGAACGTAAAGAGTGAGCAAGGTCACACCATTGCACTCAGGGCTCTTATCGACCCGTGCTCACAGGCATCTTTCATTAGTGAGAAAGCGGCccaattattaaaacttaaaagagAATCAACAAGAGCAAGTATAACTGGATTGGGGCCTATAAAGGCGAACGCAAATCAAGTGGTTCAATTACAGGTTTCGTCGCAATATCAAACGTCGTATTCCATACAGCTTCGAGCCTATGTGATTTCCAAGCAATTGACCACTGAAATGCCTGTGAAAACTATGAATACAAGCAATTGGTCTCACATACAAAATCTACACCTGGCCGACCCAAAGTATAACACACCAGGTCCAGTAGATCTTCTCCTTGGAGTTAAAGTATATGCACAGATTATTCAAGAAGATACACCAATAATCAAGGGTCCCCCGGGTACACCATGTGCTCAGAAAACCTACTTGGGTTGGATCCTATTTGGAGATAATGGAGAGACGGATACAAGTATACAGGAAAAATCTTTTATTACAATGCATCATCAAGTCGATGTAGATGATTTATTGAAGACTATATGGGAGGTTGAACCCGATACAAAGAGAACATTAACGGAAGAAGAACAGACATGTGaaagaatttacaaaaatacctacaaaaGAAATGAAGAAGGAAGATACATCGTCAAGCTACCTTTAAAGACAGAAGTACCAAGAGCATGTGAAGGAAATACACGAGAAATAGCACAGAACAGATTAATACAACTAGAGAGAAGATTTCTAAAAATGCCAAAGCTTAAAGAAGAATATGTAAAGGTGATTGATGATTACATCGAACAGAAGCACATGGAAAAGGTACCAACCGATGAAAGACATACAAAGAAGAGTGTATACTTAGCCCATCATGCAATTATTCGAGAAGAGAAGGAAACTACAAAAACGCGTGTCGTGTATGACGCGTCGTGTAAGGGTACCAATGGTTTCTCTTTAAACGACGACCTCCTTGTTGGGCCAGTTTTACAAGAAGATTTGAGAAGTTTGATAATGAGATGGCGTATGCACGCTGTATGCTTCGTCTCAGACATTCACAAAATGTATAGGATGATTCTAACAACTAAAGAAGATTCCGACTATCAGAGAATTTTATGGAGAAGTAGCAGCGACAAGGAAATAGAAGATTACCGTCTCCTAACAGTAACTTTCGGAACAGCTTCAGCTCCATATCTGGCAGTTAAAACGTTGCAACAGCTGGCTATAGATGAAGGAGACGAGTTTCCTGTTGCAGCAAAGATGATCACAGAAGACTTCTACGTCGACGACCTGATGTCCGGATGTGACACTATCGAACAAGCAATAGAAGCCAGCAAACAATTGCAAGAAGTTATGCAAAAAGGAGGATTTCAGCTCAAGAAATGGTCATCCAATAGTGTCGAGTTTATGCGAAGTTTGAAGCCCGAAGATAGATCAGTTAACGCACATATTGATTTAAACATGGATGGCACGATCAAGGCACTTGGTGTTCAATGGAACATGGGAACAGATCAATTCGAGTACAACCTTAATCTTCCAGAGGTAACTAATCATATCAGCAAACGAACCATTTTGTCTGACATCCAGAAACTGTTTGATCCTCTGGGCTGGATCTCACCCTGTGTCCTGATGGCTAAAATACTGATACAGAAGTTGTGGCTGGCAAAGGTGAATTGGGACGAGGAACTTAGTCAACCCTTAAAAGATGAATGGCTTCGATTAAGAGTAGACTTGAGACAGGTCAATGAGGTCCGTATTGATAGATGGCTGGACACTTTGAGCACTGAAGGAGCAAATATTCAGATACACGGTTTCAGTGACGCCTCTATCTCCGCTTACGGTGCAGCCGTTTACATTCGAGTAGAAAAGGCAGACGGTACAGTCAAAACAAGGTTAATCGCTTCGAGAACACGAGTCTCTCCAGTGAAACCTGTCTCTTTACCTAAATTGGAATTATGTGGAGCCGTTGTGTTGGCAAAATTGTTAAGACAAGTCCGCTGTGCTATGAGAATACCAGCTTCACAAATATTCGCATGGACAGACTCTTCCATTGTAATTTCATGGATTTTTGGCGAACCACAAAGGTGGAAAACGTTTGTGGCAAACAGAGTTGTGGAAATAACAAACAATGTTAGTCAAAACCAGTGGCATCACGTTACTTCAGAGGATAACCCCGCTGACATTGCATCTAGAGGAATGTACTTGTCAGAGTTGAAGGTTTCTAAGATATGGTGGGAAGGCCCTGAATGGCTATCTAGAAAGGAAATAGAATATAGAAGACCAAATGTCATTTCAACCGACATAGAAAGGAAAAACGTGATACAGGCAAATTTAAACGTGTATGGAAGCgagaaggagagaaaattgacAGAGCAATTTAAAGACTTTGATAATTTACAAGAATTAATAAAAACCGTAACATATTGTCGCAAATTTCTGAACGTGAAAAAACTGCAAAtagacaattta
This region includes:
- the LOC133531457 gene encoding uncharacterized protein LOC133531457 yields the protein MATAEQLMTVLQDTAGLLQKTQVNLKKCSKARLTRGYVEARLSCIQGYWATFKQTHQELIKVMPREQRAVTQYFINEEYFIYEDLYLNIEGDLKDLLNSNTKQINLNTNNSDNQVGKLPRIQLPSFTGGYEQWPTFKDLFLSIVHNNASLSNVQKLHYLKTSVSGEAEAILKHVQITESNYTQAWDILQKRYGNKRLIVNSILKRLFMQKRLNTQSATNLKSLLDTTTECLNSLHNLNMATDSWDPLIIFLVVQKLDPESHKDWEEYAHKDDSEELPKWTDFVKFLEAKFRTLELITASLSTPRERNIVKERTFHATESHTEKSCVMCKGNHTLSHCKEFAKMLPNERCEYVKNNRLCYNCLVPGHAVFKCRLPMSCRICRKRHHSLVHVSKSPETADQDNNTQPTLSKDNETEPGIQATVAIASHHTARHSDGLLATAIVNVKSEQGHTIALRALIDPCSQASFISEKAAQLLKLKRESTRASITGLGPIKANANQVVQLQVSSQYQTSYSIQLRAYVISKQLTTEMPVKTMNTSNWSHIQNLHLADPKYNTPGPVDLLLGVKVYAQIIQEDTPIIKGPPGTPCAQKTYLGWILFGDNGETDTSIQEKSFITMHHQVDVDDLLKTIWEVEPDTKRTLTEEEQTCERIYKNTYKRNEEGRYIVKLPLKTEVPRACEGNTREIAQNRLIQLERRFLKMPKLKEEYVKVIDDYIEQKHMEKVPTDERHTKKSVYLAHHAIIREEKETTKTRVVYDASCKGTNGFSLNDDLLVGPVLQEDLRSLIMRWRMHAVCFVSDIHKMYRMILTTKEDSDYQRILWRSSSDKEIEDYRLLTVTFGTASAPYLAVKTLQQLAIDEGDEFPVAAKMITEDFYVDDLMSGCDTIEQAIEASKQLQEVMQKGGFQLKKWSSNSVEFMRSLKPEDRSVNAHIDLNMDGTIKALGVQWNMGTDQFEYNLNLPEVTNHISKRTILSDIQKLFDPLGWISPCVLMAKILIQKLWLAKVNWDEELSQPLKDEWLRLRVDLRQVNEVRIDRWLDTLSTEGANIQIHGFSDASISAYGAAVYIRVEKADGTVKTRLIASRTRVSPVKPVSLPKLELCGAVVLAKLLRQVRCAMRIPASQIFAWTDSSIVISWIFGEPQRWKTFVANRVVEITNNVSQNQWHHVTSEDNPADIASRGMYLSELKVSKIWWEGPEWLSRKEIEYRRPNVISTDIERKNVIQANLNVYGSEKERKLTEQFKDFDNLQELIKTVTYCRKFLNVKKLQIDNLKLTTHDLDHTLQICLRLVQKEEFGEEIDRLTTNKQVHKRSTIKSLNPYLEEGLLRVGGRLRLANINNEEKHPLILGNRNHLTPLIIADAHLKTMHGGITLTMSYLRSKFWIIKSKNLVKAHVNKCLVCVRQNAAPKAQLMGDLPRERVTPARPFLHSGVDFAGPFTTLMSKGRGAKTTKTYVAIFICLSVKCIHLELVSDLTSEAFIAAFKRFVARRGRCNHLWSDQGRNFVGANKELINAWKEAQLDFTGEISDSLAKDGTQWHFIPAYSPNFGGLWEAGVKSLKHHLKRIVTSHLTFEQFVTVLCEIEACLNSRPLCPIDNDDTDSIEPLTPGHFLIGEAPINVPSPDLKDVRMSSLSRWQHTQKLVRDLWCRWQHEYLSRLQQRPKWLKRVEEFKEGQIVLIKTDNLPPGKWALGRIVAKHPGPDHITRVYSVKSGDSVVKRPVTKLCLLPIQIND